From Mercenaria mercenaria strain notata chromosome 17, MADL_Memer_1, whole genome shotgun sequence, the proteins below share one genomic window:
- the LOC128549887 gene encoding uncharacterized protein LOC128549887 produces the protein MATKGCTTDASNELFDFICSPCNKKDRNSEAMKYCVDCQEYLCVPCVESHNSFSVLAGHTLVERSKFGNANRTDNKNLPSVPTERCKVHSLKLMDMYCADHDSVGCHVCFTINHKPCQDIHYIPEYVETTKQAESIRKINDEMDKAISEMDNLMKKKQKDIEENRTTKANFLKEITAFRIEINEALDRLEQASVAEVEGKCSKQDQEFREELKNIQDTLDKLTTCKAEMESSQRNPSQQFVNMKIAESIISDLKKAGSRSTDKVKGSMLFERNSEILHFLQKHELLAKKPLLKKHGLYEVQSKQSYIIKLNDDVNTCGIWSSCTLDSGDILLADFSNKKIKLFDCETYQIRNSMKVSAFPKSVCKISSVEAAVSLNNQTVQFVSTKNQLLPTRLLKVDCDCRGIDVIDDQLVISEEGRKVYIYTMNGERVKVIETDGSGNSIFSYNREISVSDDGKMIYVADKNRGLVTLDRDGGVLWKFCGQELKSAWGVCTDGNCNVFLSGEYSKTVVQLGPDGKLLGEVVSKAHGLNYPRVVSFDRKNFKLIVADENELIVFHVE, from the exons ATGGCGACCAAGGGGTGTACAACAGACGCGTCGAATGAATTGTTTGACTTTATATGTTCTCCATGCAACAAGAAAGACAGGAATAGTGAGGCGATGAAGTACTGTGTGGACTGTCAGGAGTATCTGTGTGTACCTTGTGTTGAAAGTCACAATAGTTTTTCTGTCCTAGCTGGACATACCTTAGTTGAAAGGTCAAAGTTTGGAAATGCAAATAGAACAGACAACAAGAACTTACCGTCGGTGCCGACAGAGCGATGCAAAGTTCACTCATTGAAGCTCATGGACATGTACTGTGCTGATCATGATTCGGTTGGATGTCATGTCTGCTTTACGATCAATCATAA GCCATGTCAAGATATCCACTACATTCCCGAATATGTTGAAACGACTAAACAGGCTGAAAGTATCAGAAAGATAAATGATGAAATGGACAAAGCAATTTCCGAGATGGATAACttgatgaaaaagaaacaaaaagatatTGAAGAAAACAGGACAACAAAAGCTAACTTCTTAAAAGAAATCACAGCATTTAGGATAGAAATCAACGAAGCTTTAGATCGACTGGAACAAGCTTCTGTCGCTGAAGTAGAAGGAAAATGCAGTAAACAGGATCAAGAATTTCGAGAAGAATTGAAGAATATACAGGATACTCTCGATAAACTTACTACATGTAAAGCTGAAATGGAATCATCACAGAGGAATCCGTCGCAACAGTTTGTTAATATGAAGATAGCCGAGAGTATAATATCAGATTTGAAAAAGGCCGGATCACGATCGACAGATAAAGTGAAAGGTAGTATGTTGTTTGAAAGAAATTCAGAGATATTGCATTTCCTTCAAAAGCATGAATTACTTGCAAAGAAGCCACTTCTAAAGAAGCACGGGCTCTACGAAGTTCAAAGCAAGCAAAGCTACATTATAAAGTTGAATGACGATGTCAATACCTGTGGTATTTGGTCTTCTTGTACACTTGACTCTGGTGATATTTTGTTAGCAGACTTTAgcaacaagaaaataaaactttttgactGTGAAACATATCAAATACGAAATTCAATGAAGGTGTCTGCCTTTCCTAAATCTGTTTGCAAGATAAGTAGTGTGGAAGCTGCGGTAAGTCTTAACAACCAAACAGTTCAGTTTGTGTCTACAAAGAATCAGCTTCTGCCTACACGCTTACTGAAGGTTGATTGTGATTGTAGAGGAATTGATGTCATAGATGATCAACTGGTGATAAGTGAAGAAGGTAggaaggtatatatatatacgatGAATGGAGAACGTGTGAAGGTCATCGAGACAGACGGATCAGGAAATAGTATATTTAGTTATAATCGTGAAATTTCCGTGAGTGACGACGGTAAAATGATATACGTAGCTGATAAAAATCGAGGTCTTGTAACTCTCGATAGAGACGGTGGTGTGTTGTGGAAATTTTGTGGTCAAGAGCTGAAGAGCGCCTGGGGAGTGTGTACAGACGGAAACTGTAACGTATTCCTCAGTGGTGAGTATTCGAAAACTGTTGTACAACTAGGACCTGATGGAAAGTTGCTTGGAGAAGTTGTCTCTAAAGCACATGGCTTAAATTATCCAAGAGTTGTAAGCTTtgataggaaaaactttaaactcATTGTCGCAGATGAAAACGAGCTGATTGTTTTTCACGTTGAATAA
- the LOC128549959 gene encoding uncharacterized protein LOC128549959 produces MATKGSTSDASDELFDYLCSPCNKQDKNSEAVKFCVDCQEYLCVTCVKSHNSFSVLAGHTLVERSKFGNASRTDSKELPSVPTERCKVHSLKLVDMFCADHDTVGCHVCFTINHKPCQDIHYIPEYVETTKQAESIRKMNDEMDKAISEMDNLMKKKQKDIEDNKKTKAALLKEIKAFRKEVNEALDRLEQASIAEVEGKCGKQDQEFREEVKNIQDTLDKLTTCKAEMESSQRNPSQQFVNMKKSENIISDIKKAGSRTADKVKDSLLFERNSEILHFLQNHESLAKKPLLMKHGLYEVQSKQSYNVTLNDDVNTCYIRSSCILHSGDILLADNNNMNIKLVDCETYKVRNSMKMSANPRSICKISSVEAAVTLEIKTVQFVSTKNELVPTRSLKFDHDCRGIAVMDGQLVICENGNVAYIYTMNGSRLNIMQKDTTGNDIFSHIREVCVSDNGRTIHVVDSDRGPVTIDRDGNVVWRFCGQELKSAWGVCTDGNCNVFVSGASSKNVVQLGPDGKLLGEVVTKAHGLECPHAVCFDAKRCKLFVSDGNELQVFHVQ; encoded by the exons ATGGCGACTAAGGGGAGTACATCGGACGCATCGGATGAACTGTTTGACTATTTATGTTCTCCATGTAACAAACAAGACAAGAATAGTGAGGCAGTGAAGTTTTGTGTGGACTGTCAGGAGTATCTGTGTGTAACTTGTGTTAAAAGTCACAATAGTTTTTCTGTCCTAGCTGGACATACATTGGTTGAAAGGTCAAAATTTGGAAATGCAAGTAGAACAGACAGCAAGGAATTGCCGTCGGTGCCGACAGAGCGATGCAAAGTACACTCATTGAAGCTCGTGGACATGTTCTGTGCTGATCATGACACGGTTGGTTGTCATGTCTGCTTTACGATCAATCATAA GCCGTGTCAAGATATCCACTACATTCCCGAGTATGTTGAAACGACTAAACAGGCCGAAAGTATCAGAAAGATGAATGATGAGATGGACAAAGCAATTTCTGAAATGGATAACTTgatgaaaaagaaacagaaagatatAGAAGATAATAAGAAAACAAAGGCTGCCTTGTTAAAAGAAATCAAAGCATTTAGGAAGGAAGTTAACGAAGCTTTAGATCGGCTGGAACAAGCTTCTATCGCTGAAGTAGAAGGGAAATGCGGTAAACAGGATCAAGAATTTCGAGAAGAAGTGAAGAATATACAGGATACTCTCGATAAACTTACTACGTGTAAAGCCGAAATGGAATCATCACAGAGGAATCCTTCGCAACAGTTTGTTAATATGAAGAAATCCGAGAATATAATATCAGATATTAAAAAGGCCGGATCACGAACTGCAGATAAAGTGAAAGATAGtctattgtttgaaagaaattcAGAGATACTGCATTTCCTTCAAAATCATGAATCACTTGCAAAGAAGCCACTTCTAATGAAGCATGGGCTTTACGAAGTTCAAAGCAAGCAAAGCTACAATGTAACGTTGAATGACGACGTCAATACCTGTTATATTAGGTCTTCTTGTATACTTCACTCAGGTGATATTTTGTTAGCAGataataataacatgaacatAAAACTTGTTGACTGTGAAACATataaagtacgaaattcaatgaaGATGTCTGCTAATCCTAGATCTATTTGCAAGATAAGTAGCGTGGAAGCTGCGGTAACTCTTGAAATCAAAACAGTGCAGTTTGTGTCTACCAAGAATGAGCTTGTGCCTACACGCTCGCTGAAGTTTGATCATGATTGTAGAGGTATTGCTGTCATGGATGGTCAACTTGTGATTTGTGAAAATGGTAACGTAGCTTATATCTATACAATGAATGGAAGTCGTCTAAATATCATGCAGAAGGACACAACTGGAAATGATATATTTAGTCATATCCGTGAGGTTTGCGTAAGTGACAACGGTAGGACAATTCACGTCGTTGATAGTGATAGAGGTCCAGTAACTATAGATAGAGACGGTAATGTGGTCTGGAGATTTTGTGGTCAAGAGCTGAAAAGCGCCTGGGGAGTATGTACAGATGGAAACTGTAACGTGTTTGTGAGTGGTGCGTCATCGAAAAATGTTGTACAACTAGGACCTGATGGGAAGTTACTAGGAGAAGTTGTCACGAAAGCGCATGGTTTAGAATGTCCACATGCTGTGTGCTTTGATGCGAAAAGATGCAAGCTGTTTGTATCAGATGGAAACGAGCTGCAAGTGTTTCACGTTCAATAG